The sequence CATCGTTACCAACATCAAGCTCATGATCGCAATCGCTAACCACGCTCGCCGATTAAACGGTTGGTCACTCACCGCCATGTCACGGGGAAAAGCAACAATCACCAGATCACTAAATGTCTGCTGGCTACGAACAATTGCTTCCAATTGTGCCGGAGCACCCGCCACTAACAGCGTATCACCAAAACGTAAGGGTTCGTGCACCGGATTACCACTGAATGGTTGCCCCAAACGACGTACACCTAACACCGTCACTCCAAAAAGTTGGCGTAATTCGGCAGTTGCAATCGTCTGTCCTTCAAACCGTGATCGCGGAGTTAGTGCAACTTCTATCACGTGGAGATCAGGGCCAAACGGTAACTGCGACGACAGTGACTGAATCACTGCTCGCTCTTGACGACAAAATAATTCCAGCGCTTCTCTCTCACCAACCACATCAAGGAGATCACCCGCTAGAATACGAGTTGCCGCAGTCACAGCTCTTGGCAAACCGGGTTCCGATCGCGATTCAGGCCAGCGTCGGATACCAACGACAGTAATCCCATAACGGCTGTGAAGTCGAGTTTCAGCCAATGTCTGACCAGCTAGCGGTGAGTCAGCCGCCACTCGTACCTGCGCAAGCCCTTTCGTCAGACGATATTCTGCTGCCAATTCAGCTAATGTTGGCGCCCTTTTATCATCGGTAACAGTGATTGCGCGCACCGGCAAAAGCCAGTGTCGCAATACCACCAGCGTCAGAGTGACCGTTAACAACACGGTCAGACCAACTGGCGTAAAGCTAAAAAAACCGAGTGGCGGTCTGCCAGCAGCCGCCAGCGCCTCAGCGGCGATCAAATTCGGTGGCGTACCAATTAATGTTAGCATCCCACCAATGAGAGCGGCATATGCGAGGGGTAATAGTAAGCGCGAAGGGCTGATCCCGGCCCGCTGCGCCAGACTGACAGCTACCGGCAGCATAATAGCTACCGTGCCAGTTGAGCTGATAAACGCTGAAAGTACGGCAACCGCAGTCATCAATATCACGAGAATCCGTGGCTCACTTCGCCCGGCAATTTGACCGAGTTTGTTCCCAATCCATGCTGCAACACCGGTTTGAAATAGTCCATCGCCCACAATCATCAACGACGCTATTAACACGACCGTCGTGTCACCGAATCCTGCCACTGCTTCGGATGGAGTCAGGATGCCGCCAAACATGAGTGCAAGTAAGCCCAGGATTGCAACCAGATCGATCCGAATTCGATCAATAACAAAGAGTACGATCAGACTCAGTAAGACACAAAGAACAAACACAATTTCGGTCGTCATAGAATCCCACTTTTACCCGACTGTCGGTAAAGTCATCTCCATTTCCGCTGTCGGTCAATCGCCAGCACCCCGGCCATACTGCGCCTTCGTTAGAAATACAGTCCGTTATAGTATCTACGCATCATACTCCACCTGCTCGGATCAAACCGGCCAGATTATTCCGGCCCTGATCGGCCAGTATTGTGGCCTGCGCAATAAAGAGCTGCGCCGTCGTCACTGCATCGTTAAGCGCATTGTGTTGCGCATACACCGGCAAACCGAGTGCTGTTGCCAGCGCACGCAGTTCAATTGCCGGATCAGGCATATCGTGCGGCTGTTCACCCGACCAGCGTGCACTCAAGTGCAGGGTTAAAGCCAGCCGGGCCGTATCCAGAATTGGGCGGCGGAGCCGACCGCCGAATGGCCTTAAGGCGGCATTGATAAAGCGCACGTCAACTTGCGCTACGTGGACCACTAACACGCGCCCGGCAATCCGCTGTAACAACTCGGCCAACACCTCTGCGGGCGGCGGCGCATGCTGTAGCTCTTCGGGAGTAAGATGATGAATACGAATACTCTCCACACTTGGTTCACGATCAGCAGGGGGGCGGATCAGGGAATACCACGTCTGCTTTAACAACACGCGACCGTTCTCAACATTCACCGCACCAA comes from Chloroflexus sp. Y-396-1 and encodes:
- a CDS encoding 3'-5' exonuclease, with the translated sequence MAFWSRFFQRIPPANFVRAYQAFPEPDPKLPWREVPYTVIDVETTGLDPRHDALIAIGAVNVENGRVLLKQTWYSLIRPPADREPSVESIRIHHLTPEELQHAPPPAEVLAELLQRIAGRVLVVHVAQVDVRFINAALRPFGGRLRRPILDTARLALTLHLSARWSGEQPHDMPDPAIELRALATALGLPVYAQHNALNDAVTTAQLFIAQATILADQGRNNLAGLIRAGGV
- a CDS encoding SLC13 family permease, yielding MTTEIVFVLCVLLSLIVLFVIDRIRIDLVAILGLLALMFGGILTPSEAVAGFGDTTVVLIASLMIVGDGLFQTGVAAWIGNKLGQIAGRSEPRILVILMTAVAVLSAFISSTGTVAIMLPVAVSLAQRAGISPSRLLLPLAYAALIGGMLTLIGTPPNLIAAEALAAAGRPPLGFFSFTPVGLTVLLTVTLTLVVLRHWLLPVRAITVTDDKRAPTLAELAAEYRLTKGLAQVRVAADSPLAGQTLAETRLHSRYGITVVGIRRWPESRSEPGLPRAVTAATRILAGDLLDVVGEREALELFCRQERAVIQSLSSQLPFGPDLHVIEVALTPRSRFEGQTIATAELRQLFGVTVLGVRRLGQPFSGNPVHEPLRFGDTLLVAGAPAQLEAIVRSQQTFSDLVIVAFPRDMAVSDQPFNRRAWLAIAIMSLMLVTMVTGWFPIVTIALTAAVAMVLGGCVSLKDVYQRLNWESLVLIAAMLPMATALTKTGGATLIAEQLVAALGNFSPLAILAGIFIATSVLSQFISNTATAVLIMPIALGVSEQLGLAPEPLLITAAIAASTAFATPVASPVNTLVLSPGAYRFIDYVRAGVPLQVLVLVICLIVVPILFPW